The Medicago truncatula cultivar Jemalong A17 chromosome 4, MtrunA17r5.0-ANR, whole genome shotgun sequence genome includes a region encoding these proteins:
- the LOC112420791 gene encoding uncharacterized protein: protein MVENFKVCFKPISNDTLDIRFIKWNNNNFSSVILNVDGSCLGSPIRAGFGGVLRNYASFYLSGFSGYIHNSSDILQVELLAIYQGLLLAKSMNIDAIVCYSYSLHGINLIKGLPMKYHVHVVLIQDIKDLLEQCADFMVKPMCRFYGQANVQILGVHTIREGNQCADFMVKLGSLSNVDLLIHPSPPDDIMSLLKNDAAGTFFPRN, encoded by the coding sequence ATGGTTGAGAACTTCAAAGTTTGCTTCAAACCAATATCAAATGATACTTTGGACATCAGATTCATTAAGTGGAACAATAATAACTTCTCTAGTGTCATCCTTAATGTTGATGGTAGCTGCCTTGGTTCCCCTATTAGAGCTGGCTTTGGTGGTGTCTTAAGGAATTATGCTAGTTTTTACCTTTCAGGATTTTCAGGTTATATTCATAATTCCTCTGATATTCTCCAAGTTGAGTTACTTGCCATTTACCAGGGCCTCTTGCTAGCCAAATCGATGAACATTGATGCGATTGTTTGCTACTCTTATTCCTTACATGGTATAAATCTCATAAAAGGTCTTCCTATGAAATACCATGTTCATGTTGTGTTGATTCAAGACATAAAAGACTTACTAGAGCAATGTGCAGATTTTATGGTCAAGCCAATGTGCAGATTTTATGGTCAAGCCAATGTGCAGATTTTAGGGGTTCACACCATTCGGGAAGGAAACCAATGTGCAGATTTTATGGTCAAGCTTGGATCTTTATCGAATGTGGACCTCCTCATCCATCCTTCTCCTCCGGATGATATTATGAGTCTTCTCAAGAACGACGCAGCTGGAACTTTTTTCCCAAGGAATTAG
- the LOC112420789 gene encoding uncharacterized protein codes for RQLNKVTIKNRYPLPRIDDLMDQLVGARVFSKIDLRSGYHQIKVKDEDMQKTAFRTRYGHYEYKVMPFGVTNAPGVFMEYMNRIFHAFLDRFVVVFIDDILIYSKTEEEHAEHLKIVLQVLKEKKFYAKLSKCEFWLKEVSFLGHVISGDGIAVDPSKVEAVSQWETPKSVTEIRSFLGLAGYYRRFIEGFSKLALPLTQLTCKGKTFVWDVHCENSFSELKKRLTTAPKRWSSYGYRNNNGRRILSKKLDKAISNMSWRLAFPEAFIEILCRLHSDHNPILLRFGGLPLAIGPRPFRFEAAWIDHEDYYDLVTTAWNSSNHNPTTALKNVRESSIIFNQEVFGNIFKRKRQVEKRLKGVQQYFNRVDSLHHALLEKDLQREYNDILFQEEMHRYQKSREQWVKFGDKNNAFFHAQTIIRRKRNKIHRLQLPNGIWSTDSSTLQEKAQRFFKNLFCSNRHNNNNLTLEGTHPTIDVQDITSLTNPITKAEVTAALNSMKPYKSSGPDGFQCIFFKQYWHIVGEDIFQLVKTAFETCYFDPALSDTLIALILKEIIHHMRRSKKKKGQVAFKLDLEKAFDNISHLLFADDVLLFTKAKNSQLRFISDLFDPFSLASGLKINLSKSRVDYSAGTPQTKINRLTSISGIRSTTSLDKYLSFPILKRRAKRSDFLYIIEKMQSRLASWKNKLLNKPGRLTLASSVLSAIPSYYMQITWLPQNICDSIDQTTRNFIWRDSNNKGIHLVGWNKIARPKHLGGLGIRPAREANISLLGKFVWELVQSSNKLWVNLLSD; via the exons cggcagttgaacaaggtaactatcaagaataggtatccacttccgagaattgatgatttgatggatcagttagtgggtgcacgtgtttttagcaagattgatttaaggtcaggttatcaccagattaaagtaaaggatgaagatatgcagaagacagctttcagaacgcgttatggtcactatgaatataaagttatgccttttggtgttaccaatgcacctggagtgtttatggagtatatgaatcgcatcttccatgcatttttggatcggtttgtggttgtgtttatcgacgatattttgatttactccaagactgaagaagaacatgctgagcatctgaagattgttttgcaagtgttgaaagagaagaagttttatgctaaattgtctaagtgtgaattctggttgaaagaagtgagttttctaggccatgttatttctggtgatggtattgcagtggatccgtctaaagttgaagcagtatcacagtgggagactcctaagtcagttactgagattagaagtttcctgggtttagctggttactatagaaggtttattgaaggtttttctaagttagctcttccgctaacgcagttgacttgtaaaggtaaaacttttgtgtgggatgtccattgtgagaacagtttcagtgaattgaagaagcgtttgacgactgctcca aaacgatggtCGTCGTATGGGTACCGTAACAACAATGGTCGTCGTATCCTCTCAAAAAAGCTTGACAAAGCCATTTCTAATATGAGTTGGCGTCTTGCTTTCCCCGAGGCCTTCATTGAGATCTTATGCAGACTCCACTCTGACCATAATCCTATCCTTCTCCGCTTTGGTGGTCTTCCCTTAGCTATAGGGCCCCGTCCTTTCCGTTTTGAGGCGGCTTGGATTGATCATGAGGATTATTATGATCTTGTTACTACAGCCTGGAACTCTTCTAACCACAATCCTACTACAGCCTTAAAAAATGTCAGGGAGAGTTCTATCATTTTCAATCAAGAGGTTTTCGgcaacatttttaaaagaaagcgTCAAGTTGAGAAAAGGCTCAAAGGTGTTCAGCAATACTTTAACCGTGTTGATTCCCTTCATCATGCCCTTCTAGAAAAAGATCTTCAAAGGGAGTATAACGACATCCTCTTCCAAGAAGAAATGCACCGGTATCAAAAATCTAGGGAGCAATGGGTTAAATTTGGGGACAAGAACAATGCTTTCTTTCATGCCCAAACCATCAtcagaagaaaaagaaacaaaattcaTAGGCTTCAGCTCCCAAATGGTATCTGGTCCACTGATAGCTCAACTCTCCAAGAAAAGGCTCAACGATTCTTCAAAAACCTTTTTTGCAGCAACCGACACAATAACAACAACCTTACCCTAGAAGGTACCCACCCAACCATTGATGTTCAAGATATAACTTCTTTAACCAACCCAATCACTAAGGCAGAGGTAACCGCAGCTCTGAACTCTATGAAACCTTACAAATCCTCTGGCCCAGATGGTTTTCAATgcattttcttcaaacaatatTGGCATATAGTGGGTGAAGACATTTTCCAATTGGTCAAAACAGCCTTCGAAACATGTTATTTTGACCCTGCTCTCTCTGACACTCTAATAGCTCTCATCCTTAAG GAAATCATTCACCATATGAGGagatcaaagaagaaaaaggggCAGGTGGCATTTAAGCTTGACCTTGAGAAAGCCTTTGATAAT ATATCTCATTTACTCTTTGCTGATGATGTCCTCCTCTTCACTAAGGCAAAAAATTCTCAACTTAGATTCATTTCTGACTTGTTTGATCCCTTCAGTCTAGCATCcggtttgaaaattaatttgtcAAAGTCTAGAGTTGATTATTCAGCAGGTACTCCTCAAACTAAGATCAATAGGCTCACTTCTATCTCGGGTATTAGGAGCACTACCTCTCTTGACAAGTATTTGAGTTTTCCTATTCTCAAAAGGCGGGCCAAGCGAAGTGATTTCTTGTATATCATTGAAAAAATGCAAAGTAGACTTGCTTCTTGGAAAAACAAATTGCTTAATAAGCCTGGCAGGTTAACTCTAGCATCATCTGTTCTCTCAGCTATTCCATCTTACTATATGCAGATAACCTGGCTCCCTCAGAATATATGTGACTCCATTGACCAAACAACTAGAAACTTTATTTGGAGAGACTCTAATAACAAAGGTATTCATCTGGTTGGTTGGAACAAAATTGCTCGTCCTAAGCACCTAGGAGGACTTGGTATCAGACCAGCTAGGGAAGCTAACATTAGTCTTCTTGGAAAGTTTGTTTGGGAATTGGTCCAATCTTCAAATAAGCTTTGGGTTAATCTCCTATCTGACTGA